From Paenibacillus sp. V4I7, one genomic window encodes:
- the gap gene encoding type I glyceraldehyde-3-phosphate dehydrogenase, producing MEMRVGISGTGRIGRLCLRKALTEKQQGFEINVINSTSPIHVLAHLLKYDSVHGTWDAKIDVLNDNLMRINGKLISVICEREPDLLPWEDYGVELVVDATGKFNHRHGAERHLFAGTKKVLITAPGTNMDLTVVMGVNEEKYDPKQHRLLSAASCTTNCIAPILHILDEAFSVKQGWMTTVHAFTNDQNHMDNPHKDLRRARACTNSIIPTSTGVGKALIDVIPHLASQIQGVSIRVPTQDVSLLDLQVVVDRKVSVDDVKFAIKKAIAGQIGSFVDYNELPLVSTDYIGNEKSAIIDGLSIMTHENQIKLLAWYDNEWGYASRVIDLVAHMSRAESTQLKGETKCLTQTM from the coding sequence ATGGAGATGCGAGTTGGAATTAGTGGTACAGGGAGAATCGGAAGGCTTTGTTTGAGAAAAGCTTTGACCGAGAAGCAGCAGGGTTTTGAAATCAACGTGATCAACTCAACAAGCCCCATTCATGTATTGGCTCATCTGTTGAAATATGATTCGGTTCATGGTACATGGGACGCGAAAATTGATGTGTTAAATGACAACTTAATGAGGATTAACGGAAAGCTGATTTCCGTCATTTGTGAAAGAGAGCCGGATTTATTGCCATGGGAGGATTATGGTGTTGAATTGGTTGTGGATGCAACCGGAAAGTTCAATCATCGGCATGGTGCTGAACGACACTTATTTGCTGGAACCAAGAAAGTTTTGATTACTGCACCAGGAACGAACATGGACCTCACGGTTGTCATGGGTGTGAATGAAGAGAAGTATGATCCTAAGCAGCATCGTTTGCTATCTGCAGCTTCTTGTACAACCAACTGTATCGCACCAATTCTACATATCCTAGATGAAGCTTTTTCCGTCAAACAGGGTTGGATGACAACGGTTCATGCTTTTACGAATGATCAAAATCATATGGACAACCCGCATAAAGATCTTCGACGCGCTAGGGCATGCACCAATTCTATTATTCCGACTTCGACTGGCGTGGGCAAAGCACTTATTGATGTTATTCCACATCTGGCTTCCCAAATTCAAGGCGTCTCTATTCGCGTGCCAACACAAGATGTTTCTCTGTTAGATCTTCAAGTTGTGGTCGACCGTAAAGTTAGCGTTGATGATGTGAAGTTCGCCATTAAAAAGGCGATTGCTGGGCAAATAGGATCCTTTGTTGACTACAATGAATTGCCGCTTGTTTCTACGGATTATATAGGTAATGAGAAATCAGCCATCATCGACGGACTCAGCATTATGACGCACGAAAACCAAATCAAGCTGCTGGCCTGGTATGACAATGAATGGGGTTACGCAAGCCGAGTCATTGATTTAGTAGCTCATATGTCACGTGCGGAAAGCACACAACTAAAGGGGGAAACGAAATGTCTAACACAAACCATGTAA
- a CDS encoding GapA-binding peptide SR1P, with translation MSNTNHVTLAAIHRYDLGVIICKSCNEVIATLPTDGYKKFYGLCNSTLCIDKNKEANK, from the coding sequence ATGTCTAACACAAACCATGTAACATTGGCAGCCATTCATCGGTATGATCTTGGTGTTATCATTTGTAAATCATGTAATGAAGTGATTGCAACGTTACCAACGGACGGATATAAAAAATTCTATGGCCTATGCAATTCAACGCTATGTATCGATAAAAATAAGGAGGCTAACAAATGA
- the ppdK gene encoding pyruvate, phosphate dikinase, protein MTIQKQVVPFQEGNASMKALLGGKGANLAEMTRAGLPVPPGFTITTEACLAFFKVGNRISEELLEQIAAALKQLEKQKGQTFGDANNPLLVSVRSGSVSSMPGMMDTILNLGLNDVTVQGLASLTNNEKFAYDCYRRLMQMFGNVVLGIEAYHFEQLLHRLKEKEGVHQDQEVTAEGWKNLIEDYKKCIMAKTGLAFPQHVYEQLRMAVEAVFKSWNNQRAQIYRKINRIPDEQGTAVNIQSMVFGNMGSSCGTGVVFTRNPSTGENTFFGEYLINAQGEDVVAGIRTPLEIAALKSEMPLIYEQLFAASKQLEKHYKDMQDIEFTVENNKLYLLQTRNGKRNAQAALKIAVDLVHEGLLTKQEAVERIEVSHLDQLLHRGIDEEAVKDVLAKGLPASPGAAVGQLVFDADTAAEWNRAGKTVILARNETTPEDIHGVIASEGVLTSRGGMTSHAAVVARGMGKPCVCGCEEVRIVLDEKRMLAGSRVVEEGDWITLDGATGRVIVGAMPLREARMTDELLVMLKWADEIRTLKVYANADNPEDAKIARSLGAEGIGLCRTEHMFFSPTRLPVVQRMILADDKEDRLHALSQLLPMQQSDFEGMFEEMDGLPVTIRLLDPPLHEFLPNLEDLQKKHTELTYNKGASDLEREEIAHLLRKVQALHEANPMLGQRGCRLGIVYPEIYDMQIEAIFRAASGCIDRGIRVLPEIMIPLVGHANELKILRELVDFVAEQVLGKDKLRDCPYKVGTMIEVPRAALTARQIVAYADFFSFGTNDLTQMTYGYSRDDAEGKFLTHYVDQKLLPHNPFQVLDTEGVGQLIDLAVNAGRLVKPSLKTGICGEHGGDKESIFFCHLTGLDYVSCSPYRIPLARIAAAQAFILHGVIGEQKVAQAI, encoded by the coding sequence ATGACGATTCAGAAACAAGTGGTACCCTTTCAGGAGGGAAATGCTTCAATGAAAGCTTTACTGGGAGGAAAGGGGGCTAATCTCGCTGAGATGACACGTGCCGGCCTTCCCGTACCACCGGGTTTCACCATTACGACCGAGGCCTGCTTAGCTTTTTTTAAGGTTGGTAATCGGATCTCAGAGGAACTGCTTGAACAAATTGCAGCAGCTCTCAAGCAGTTAGAGAAACAGAAGGGACAAACGTTCGGGGATGCGAACAATCCACTTCTTGTTTCCGTACGATCCGGTTCTGTCTCTTCGATGCCGGGTATGATGGACACCATTTTGAATCTCGGTCTCAACGACGTAACCGTTCAAGGTTTGGCTTCTCTTACGAACAATGAAAAGTTCGCTTACGATTGCTACCGGCGTTTGATGCAGATGTTTGGAAACGTGGTGCTTGGCATTGAAGCCTACCATTTCGAGCAGCTGCTGCACCGTTTGAAAGAGAAAGAGGGCGTCCATCAAGATCAGGAGGTTACAGCTGAGGGTTGGAAGAATCTAATCGAAGATTATAAGAAATGCATTATGGCTAAAACAGGCCTAGCTTTTCCTCAGCATGTCTACGAGCAGTTGCGAATGGCCGTCGAGGCTGTATTCAAGTCATGGAACAATCAACGAGCTCAGATTTACCGCAAAATAAATCGGATTCCAGATGAACAGGGGACGGCCGTTAACATTCAGAGCATGGTATTTGGCAATATGGGCAGCAGTTGCGGCACAGGCGTTGTCTTTACGAGAAACCCATCCACGGGCGAGAATACATTTTTCGGTGAATACTTGATTAATGCACAGGGGGAAGATGTGGTTGCAGGTATCCGAACACCGCTGGAGATCGCTGCGCTGAAAAGCGAAATGCCCCTGATTTATGAGCAGTTGTTTGCGGCATCCAAGCAGTTAGAGAAGCATTACAAAGATATGCAGGATATCGAGTTTACGGTTGAAAATAATAAGCTTTATCTGCTGCAGACCAGAAATGGGAAACGAAATGCCCAAGCTGCGCTCAAGATTGCCGTCGATTTGGTGCATGAAGGTTTATTGACTAAGCAGGAAGCCGTTGAGCGCATCGAAGTGTCACATCTAGATCAGCTGCTCCACAGAGGTATTGATGAAGAGGCTGTAAAGGATGTGTTGGCCAAAGGACTTCCTGCTTCGCCGGGCGCAGCGGTTGGACAGCTTGTGTTTGACGCTGATACGGCTGCAGAATGGAACCGCGCTGGCAAGACGGTCATTCTAGCCAGAAACGAAACAACACCCGAAGATATTCATGGCGTGATCGCATCGGAAGGCGTACTCACGAGCCGCGGAGGGATGACGAGCCATGCGGCTGTTGTGGCAAGGGGAATGGGCAAACCTTGCGTATGCGGCTGCGAAGAAGTCCGAATTGTCCTTGATGAGAAGCGGATGTTGGCGGGAAGCAGGGTCGTAGAAGAAGGCGATTGGATTACGCTCGACGGTGCAACCGGACGCGTTATTGTCGGTGCAATGCCATTACGAGAAGCCAGGATGACGGATGAGCTTCTCGTTATGCTGAAGTGGGCGGATGAGATTCGTACGCTGAAAGTATACGCGAATGCAGACAATCCGGAAGATGCGAAAATCGCCAGATCGTTGGGAGCCGAAGGGATCGGATTATGCCGAACAGAGCATATGTTTTTCTCACCAACTCGTCTGCCTGTTGTTCAACGAATGATCCTCGCGGATGACAAAGAAGATCGCTTGCATGCTCTTTCACAGCTGCTTCCCATGCAGCAGTCAGACTTTGAAGGCATGTTCGAGGAAATGGATGGCCTTCCGGTAACGATCCGGTTGCTGGATCCGCCTTTGCATGAGTTTTTACCGAACCTCGAAGATCTGCAAAAAAAACATACGGAGCTGACTTATAATAAAGGTGCGTCAGACTTAGAAAGAGAAGAGATCGCTCACCTTCTCCGCAAAGTGCAAGCTCTCCATGAGGCTAACCCTATGTTAGGACAGCGGGGCTGCAGATTGGGAATTGTCTATCCGGAGATTTATGATATGCAGATAGAGGCCATCTTCCGTGCAGCTTCAGGCTGTATCGACAGAGGCATCCGAGTTCTTCCGGAAATCATGATTCCGCTTGTGGGTCATGCCAACGAACTGAAAATTTTAAGGGAACTTGTTGACTTTGTTGCAGAACAGGTGCTGGGGAAAGACAAACTGCGGGATTGTCCGTACAAGGTCGGGACCATGATAGAGGTTCCACGAGCGGCTCTTACTGCGCGCCAAATTGTGGCTTATGCCGATTTCTTCTCTTTTGGCACCAATGACTTGACGCAAATGACGTATGGTTATAGCCGTGACGATGCGGAGGGTAAATTTCTAACCCACTATGTCGATCAGAAGCTTCTTCCGCATAATCCGTTTCAAGTGCTTGACACAGAAGGAGTCGGACAATTGATTGACTTAGCCGTGAATGCGGGTAGGCTCGTTAAGCCGTCGCTCAAAACTGGCATATGCGGGGAGCATGGCGGAGATAAAGAGTCGATTTTCTTTTGCCACTTGACCGGATTGGATTATGTAAGCTGTTCCCCTTACCGAATTCCTTTGGCTCGAATAGCCGCAGCACAAGCGTTCATCCTGCATGGTGTTATCGGTGAACAAAAGGTAGCTCAAGCGATTTGA
- a CDS encoding helix-turn-helix transcriptional regulator has protein sequence MEIIERVKKHAPITGEHLAEMLGIARPTIRSDLALLVMLGYLDAKPKVGYFLGKTLEREESSYKKLDGIYVKDVMGLPVVLQETATVNDAVVSLFLENVGTLMIVSSNRALVGIVSRKDLLKVTLGNAGAPSMPISLVMTRHPNIVTVSPEDHVIDAARKMIHHQVDSLPVVSLDSEQDQYGVIGRITKTTMTKLLLELAAN, from the coding sequence ATGGAAATCATTGAACGCGTAAAAAAACATGCTCCGATTACCGGAGAACACCTAGCAGAAATGCTCGGAATCGCTCGTCCTACTATTCGTTCCGACCTTGCCCTGCTTGTTATGCTAGGTTATTTGGATGCGAAGCCAAAGGTTGGTTATTTTCTTGGCAAAACGCTGGAACGTGAGGAATCATCGTACAAAAAGCTTGATGGCATCTATGTTAAAGATGTTATGGGTTTACCTGTCGTTCTTCAAGAAACAGCTACGGTGAATGATGCCGTCGTCTCTCTGTTTCTTGAGAATGTGGGTACTCTGATGATTGTGAGCAGTAATCGGGCATTAGTGGGCATTGTCTCTAGAAAAGATTTGTTAAAGGTAACGTTAGGCAATGCGGGTGCTCCATCCATGCCCATTAGTCTTGTGATGACGAGACACCCGAACATCGTTACCGTAAGTCCGGAGGACCACGTCATTGATGCAGCGCGCAAAATGATTCATCATCAAGTTGACAGCCTGCCAGTTGTGAGTTTGGACTCTGAACAAGACCAGTATGGCGTTATAGGTCGAATAACGAAAACAACCATGACCAAATTACTGTTGGAACTAGCTGCGAATTAG
- a CDS encoding pyruvate, water dikinase regulatory protein has translation MEEKVHTIFVCSDSVGETANTVVQATIRQFNASQVHVRRFGTMRTEEEIRSMMEEASRLGSFVVYTLVLPELREMMRQEAIRLNVTSIDILGPVMQAFIDTFNDSPKRKAGLLHQMDEEYYKRVEAIEFAVKSDDGKDTSALKQAHIVLLGVSRTSKTPLSIYLAHKGYKVANYPLVPEVKPPQGLFTLNKSKLIGLTMSAEQLVKIRTERLKAVGLPFGAKYSALERVAEELEFAFGLYKQLGCTVIDVTEKAIEETAGIILDAM, from the coding sequence GTGGAGGAGAAAGTCCATACGATATTTGTTTGTTCGGACTCGGTTGGGGAAACGGCAAACACGGTTGTTCAAGCTACAATTCGTCAGTTTAACGCCAGTCAAGTTCATGTGAGACGTTTTGGAACTATGCGTACGGAGGAAGAAATCCGAAGTATGATGGAGGAAGCTTCCCGACTTGGCAGTTTTGTAGTCTACACGCTCGTACTTCCGGAATTAAGAGAGATGATGCGTCAAGAAGCGATTCGATTAAACGTGACCAGCATAGACATCCTAGGTCCTGTTATGCAAGCTTTCATTGACACTTTTAATGATTCTCCCAAAAGGAAAGCAGGGTTGCTGCACCAAATGGATGAAGAATATTATAAGCGAGTCGAAGCAATTGAGTTTGCTGTAAAAAGCGATGACGGTAAAGACACAAGCGCTCTAAAACAAGCTCATATTGTTTTGTTGGGCGTTTCGAGGACGTCGAAAACACCGCTAAGTATTTATTTGGCGCATAAAGGCTATAAAGTAGCCAACTATCCACTAGTTCCGGAAGTAAAACCTCCGCAAGGATTGTTTACACTTAACAAAAGCAAATTGATCGGATTGACGATGAGCGCTGAACAGCTTGTTAAGATCCGTACAGAACGGCTGAAGGCAGTTGGGCTGCCATTTGGCGCTAAATATTCGGCGTTAGAAAGAGTGGCGGAAGAGCTGGAGTTTGCATTCGGATTGTATAAGCAGCTTGGATGTACTGTAATCGATGTCACTGAAAAAGCGATTGAGGAAACGGCTGGTATCATACTGGATGCCATGTAA
- a CDS encoding assimilatory sulfite reductase (NADPH) flavoprotein subunit encodes MVLQVTNSPFNQEQVELLNRLLPTLTESQRIWLNGYLAALQGSAVVTASGAAPVAPVATLAANAPVISKEVTVLFGSQTGKSQGLAKKMSKKLEEQGFQVTLSSMADFKPNNLKKIQNLLVLVSTHGEGDPPDNAISFHEFLHSKRAPKLEDLRFSVLSLGDTSYELFCQTGKDFDKRLEELGGKRLAPRVDCDVDFDEPAAEWMNSVLGSLSEVSAGTTVVSGVGAAVESGTESEYSRTNPFQAEVLENLNLNGRGSDRETRHIEISLEGSNLQYEPGDCLGIYPENHPLLVDELIEAMGWKAEELVTINKNGEKRSLREALLHNYEITVLTKPLLEQVAKLTSSNGLQELLVAGREQDLKSYISGRDLLDLVQDYSLKGVPAGEFVAILRKMPARLYSIASSSKAFPDEVHVTVRTVRYETQGRERYGVCSVQLAERIKSGETLPVYIQNNPNFKLPENSETPIIMIGPGTGVAPFRAFLGEREETGAEGKSWLFYGDQHFSTDFLYQIEWQKWLKDGVLTRMDVAFSRDTDQKVYVQHRMLEKSAELYKWLQEGAIVYVCGDEKKMAHDVHATLATIIEQEGGFSSEEAAEYLTRMQQQKRYQRDVY; translated from the coding sequence TTGGTACTTCAAGTAACAAACAGTCCTTTTAATCAGGAACAAGTAGAATTACTTAATCGATTACTTCCTACACTAACGGAATCACAACGAATCTGGCTGAACGGGTATCTTGCAGCACTTCAGGGATCGGCTGTAGTGACGGCTTCTGGTGCAGCTCCTGTAGCTCCCGTAGCAACTTTGGCGGCGAATGCGCCGGTAATCTCCAAAGAGGTGACCGTACTCTTCGGATCACAGACAGGTAAATCTCAAGGCTTAGCGAAGAAAATGTCCAAAAAGCTTGAAGAGCAAGGTTTTCAGGTAACGCTTTCCTCGATGGCAGATTTTAAACCGAATAACTTAAAAAAGATTCAAAACTTGCTTGTTCTAGTGAGTACCCACGGAGAAGGAGATCCACCGGATAACGCGATTTCCTTCCATGAGTTCCTTCATAGCAAGAGAGCTCCTAAATTGGAGGATCTGCGGTTTTCCGTGCTTTCACTTGGAGATACATCTTACGAGCTTTTCTGCCAAACAGGTAAGGATTTCGACAAACGCTTGGAAGAGCTGGGCGGCAAACGCCTTGCGCCGCGTGTCGACTGCGATGTGGATTTCGATGAGCCAGCTGCAGAGTGGATGAATTCCGTTTTAGGCTCTTTAAGTGAAGTTTCAGCGGGCACGACTGTTGTAAGTGGCGTCGGAGCAGCGGTTGAAAGTGGCACTGAATCCGAATATTCGAGAACAAATCCGTTCCAAGCCGAGGTTCTTGAGAATTTGAATCTGAATGGCCGTGGATCGGACCGTGAAACCCGCCACATTGAGATCTCCTTGGAGGGATCCAATCTTCAATACGAACCGGGTGACTGTTTAGGTATCTATCCGGAGAACCACCCACTTCTTGTGGATGAATTGATCGAAGCCATGGGCTGGAAAGCCGAGGAACTTGTTACAATTAATAAGAACGGCGAGAAGCGTTCATTGCGCGAGGCGTTGCTTCATAATTATGAAATTACTGTATTAACGAAGCCGTTGCTGGAGCAAGTGGCAAAGCTTACCTCAAGCAATGGGCTGCAGGAGCTGTTGGTTGCAGGACGTGAGCAAGATCTTAAATCGTATATCAGTGGTCGGGATTTATTGGATTTGGTGCAGGATTACTCCCTTAAGGGAGTACCAGCGGGCGAATTCGTAGCGATCCTTCGGAAAATGCCTGCTCGACTGTACTCGATTGCAAGCAGTTCCAAAGCTTTCCCGGATGAGGTTCACGTTACCGTCCGTACGGTACGTTACGAGACTCAAGGTAGAGAACGTTACGGCGTGTGCTCCGTACAGCTCGCTGAGCGAATCAAGTCTGGCGAAACGCTGCCGGTTTACATTCAAAACAACCCGAATTTCAAGCTACCCGAAAACTCGGAAACACCTATTATTATGATCGGACCTGGCACGGGCGTCGCTCCGTTCAGAGCTTTTCTAGGAGAAAGAGAAGAGACTGGGGCCGAAGGCAAATCATGGCTCTTCTACGGTGATCAGCACTTCTCCACTGATTTCCTTTATCAGATTGAATGGCAGAAGTGGCTTAAAGACGGCGTGTTGACGCGCATGGATGTTGCGTTCTCCCGTGATACCGACCAGAAAGTATATGTGCAGCACAGGATGCTTGAGAAGAGCGCCGAGCTCTATAAATGGCTTCAAGAAGGGGCAATCGTGTACGTATGTGGTGACGAAAAGAAGATGGCACACGACGTCCATGCGACCCTAGCAACCATTATTGAACAAGAGGGCGGTTTCAGCTCGGAGGAAGCAGCGGAGTATTTGACCCGTATGCAACAGCAAAAACGTTATCAGAGGGATGTTTACTAA
- the cysI gene encoding assimilatory sulfite reductase (NADPH) hemoprotein subunit encodes MSENNLLSKNSAPHSEVEHIKIRTNYLRGSLEETLKDAITGSIPEDDNRLMKFHGSYMQDDRDLRNERQKQKLEPAYQFMLRVRAAGGVVTPEQWLMMDEVAQKYANGTIRLTTRQSFQLHGVLKWNLKKTIREVNDSLLSTLAACGDVNRNVMCNPNPYQSDVHAEVYEWACRVSNHLDPQTKAYHEIWLDGEKVVDSQDGVEQEPIYGKVYLPRKFKIGIAVPPSNDVDVFSQDLGFIAIVEDGRLKGFNVSVGGGMGMSHGDPLTYPQVAQVIGFITADQMVDLAEKTVTIQRDYGDRSVRKHARFKYTIDDRGIDWFVGELTARLGWKLEAARPYHFDHNGDRYGWVKGSNGKWHFNLFIQNGRVKDEDNYQLMTGLREIAKVHTGDFRLTANQNLVIGNVSTQKKKKIEELIKEYGLTDGLQNSALRRSSMACVSLPTCGMAMAEAERYLPDLIDKIEPMLEEAGLSDKEIIIRMTGCPNGCARPMLAEIAFIGKAPGKYNMYLGGGHSGNRLNKLYKENIGEAEILESLRPIVNQYAKERQENEHFGDFVIRAGYVKEVRSGQDFHS; translated from the coding sequence ATGTCAGAAAACAATTTACTTTCAAAGAACAGTGCGCCGCACAGCGAAGTAGAGCACATTAAAATTAGAACCAATTACTTGCGGGGGAGTCTCGAAGAGACGCTGAAAGACGCAATTACGGGGTCCATCCCCGAGGATGATAACCGTTTGATGAAGTTTCACGGAAGTTATATGCAGGATGACAGGGATCTGCGCAACGAACGGCAGAAGCAGAAGCTAGAGCCTGCTTATCAGTTCATGCTGCGTGTGCGTGCCGCTGGCGGAGTCGTTACACCAGAGCAATGGTTGATGATGGACGAGGTCGCACAGAAGTATGCTAACGGTACAATTCGTCTGACGACTCGTCAATCTTTCCAGCTTCACGGCGTGCTGAAGTGGAATTTGAAGAAGACGATTCGTGAAGTGAATGATTCGTTGCTGAGCACGCTAGCTGCTTGCGGTGACGTTAACCGAAACGTCATGTGTAATCCGAATCCTTACCAGTCAGATGTTCATGCTGAAGTATACGAATGGGCCTGCCGCGTGAGCAACCATCTTGATCCACAGACCAAGGCCTATCACGAGATCTGGCTTGACGGCGAGAAGGTAGTGGACAGCCAAGATGGGGTAGAGCAAGAGCCGATCTATGGAAAGGTGTATTTGCCGCGTAAGTTCAAAATCGGTATTGCAGTACCTCCTTCCAATGATGTGGATGTCTTCTCGCAGGATTTGGGTTTCATTGCTATTGTTGAAGATGGACGTTTGAAAGGCTTCAATGTATCTGTAGGTGGCGGCATGGGGATGAGTCATGGCGACCCGTTGACTTACCCGCAGGTAGCCCAAGTGATCGGGTTCATCACGGCGGATCAAATGGTTGATTTGGCAGAGAAGACGGTTACGATTCAACGGGATTATGGCGATCGCTCTGTACGGAAACATGCACGTTTTAAATATACGATTGATGACCGCGGCATTGATTGGTTCGTTGGTGAATTAACTGCTCGTTTAGGTTGGAAGCTCGAAGCTGCGCGTCCATACCATTTTGATCATAATGGAGATCGCTATGGTTGGGTTAAGGGAAGTAACGGGAAATGGCATTTCAACCTGTTTATTCAAAACGGTCGTGTTAAAGACGAGGATAACTACCAACTGATGACCGGACTTCGTGAAATTGCCAAAGTGCATACCGGGGATTTCAGACTTACGGCGAACCAGAATCTGGTGATCGGTAATGTAAGCACTCAGAAGAAGAAAAAGATTGAAGAGCTGATCAAAGAATACGGACTTACGGATGGGCTTCAAAACTCCGCATTGCGCAGAAGCTCTATGGCTTGCGTGTCTCTGCCGACTTGCGGTATGGCGATGGCTGAAGCCGAGCGCTACCTTCCCGACTTAATCGATAAAATCGAGCCGATGTTGGAAGAAGCTGGTTTGAGTGACAAAGAAATCATCATTCGCATGACCGGTTGTCCGAATGGATGCGCCCGCCCAATGCTGGCGGAGATCGCGTTCATTGGCAAGGCTCCTGGCAAATACAACATGTATTTGGGCGGTGGACATTCCGGAAACCGACTGAACAAATTATATAAGGAAAACATCGGAGAAGCGGAGATTCTGGAGTCGCTACGACCGATTGTTAATCAATATGCGAAGGAACGGCAAGAAAACGAGCATTTCGGCGATTTTGTCATTCGCGCCGGCTATGTCAAAGAAGTTCGTTCTGGGCAAGATTTTCATTCGTAA
- a CDS encoding helix-turn-helix transcriptional regulator, protein MNNTTFNALAEPNRLRIVELLLDGPLTVGDIADGLGLRQPQASKHLRVLLEAGLVEVQAVANRRNYKLRLEPFQELDTWLETYRSVWDERLDALENYLQKLKDKQNKQN, encoded by the coding sequence ATGAATAACACAACATTTAACGCACTTGCCGAACCCAACCGTTTACGCATTGTTGAACTCCTGTTAGACGGTCCCTTGACAGTAGGGGATATCGCCGATGGCCTTGGGCTTCGCCAGCCTCAAGCCTCGAAGCATTTACGTGTCCTGCTGGAGGCTGGACTAGTCGAAGTGCAGGCTGTCGCCAATCGCCGGAACTACAAGCTTCGATTGGAACCATTTCAAGAACTGGACACTTGGCTTGAAACCTACCGCAGTGTCTGGGATGAACGACTTGACGCTCTGGAGAATTACCTGCAGAAGCTGAAAGACAAACAAAACAAACAAAACTAA
- a CDS encoding SRPBCC domain-containing protein, protein MSNQMITKVEGQELILERVFNAPRELVFKAFSEAEHLKHWWGPRGWTLTVCNVDFRPGGIWHYCMKCIDEKQGDFYGYESWGKAVYGEIVEAEKIVYVDYFSDAEGNETEGMPSAHVTMTFIEHEGKTKLVNRGRYASPEALKAVMEMGMEQGITETWDRLSEHLESIQ, encoded by the coding sequence ATGTCAAACCAAATGATTACCAAAGTAGAGGGTCAGGAACTAATTTTGGAGCGTGTTTTTAACGCGCCGCGCGAGCTTGTATTCAAAGCATTCTCCGAAGCTGAACATCTAAAGCACTGGTGGGGACCTCGCGGTTGGACGCTTACAGTTTGCAATGTCGATTTTCGTCCGGGTGGTATCTGGCATTACTGCATGAAGTGTATCGATGAGAAACAAGGGGATTTCTACGGATACGAATCTTGGGGCAAGGCAGTCTATGGAGAAATCGTTGAGGCGGAGAAAATCGTTTATGTCGATTACTTCTCAGATGCCGAAGGGAATGAAACGGAGGGTATGCCATCGGCTCATGTAACGATGACTTTTATAGAGCATGAAGGCAAGACGAAGCTTGTCAACCGCGGACGATACGCTTCACCCGAAGCGCTCAAAGCCGTCATGGAAATGGGAATGGAGCAAGGAATTACTGAAACTTGGGATCGTCTCTCCGAGCATCTGGAATCCATTCAATAA
- a CDS encoding aspartyl-phosphate phosphatase Spo0E family protein, with amino-acid sequence MELLLLEKIEALRIEMIEEAYLHGSLTHEKVVNLSQKLDEYIVNFQELKFS; translated from the coding sequence ATGGAACTACTATTATTAGAAAAAATCGAAGCATTACGCATTGAAATGATAGAAGAAGCATATTTACACGGAAGTTTAACGCATGAGAAAGTAGTTAATCTTAGTCAAAAATTAGATGAATATATTGTTAATTTTCAAGAGTTAAAATTTTCATAG